From Anaerococcus urinomassiliensis:
CCTTCTATTATTTTTTAAAAGACCTTCCCTCTAGGATAAGATCTTGTATATGTTGTAGCGATTGATGATATTAAGAGGGTGTCTTAGTCATGCTGATAATTTAGATAATTTCCCATCAAAAAAAGGAGCAGTATATGCTCCATTTTTTCTTAAAGTTTTTTATAAAAACTTTTTTATTTCTTTTTTCTTTTGAAAAAACCATCTGTTGAATAGTTTAATATATTCTTCTTATAAACTTTTTCTCCAAATTTGTACATTAATAATATTGATATTAAAAGTATTACTACTGATATGGCTCCCTGTGCTATTGTGGCGTAGCCGTTTAGTAGTCTGAGTGGCATAAAGAATGTTGATGCAAATGGTACATAGGATAGGACCTTGCCTACCATTACATCTCCTCTATTCATTAAGTTGAAGGCTAGGAAAAATAGGATTACTATTAAAAATATTAGTGGTGAGCCCATTTTGCCTGCGTCTTCTACTTTTGTTGCAAATGATCCTAGCATGCCTGCTGCTATTAGGAAGATGAATATCCCTAGTAGGAATAGGAGTATCATTTCTATCAAAATCGGAGTAAAGTTTGGGCCCATGGCTAGGTTTATTGGCAATCCATCTAGTATGCCCTTAGCTTTTGCTATATTAAATCCTATGACTCCAAATATTACATAGGTCAGCATTTGTATGAGGACTGCTATGAAGTTTCCTAGCATTTTTCCTGCAAAATAGTCTCCAGGTCTTACTGATGAGAAGATGAATTCTATCATCTTTGTTCCTTTTTCTGTAGCTGTCTCTGATAGGACTACATTTATAAAGCTGATTGATATCATATACATCAAAAATAAGAAGATGAAGTAGATTATCATACCCATTGACCTATTTTCTTCTTTTTCATCGCTGATTTCATTGATTACTGGCATCTTTCCTAAGGCCTTTATTTGTTCCTGGTTAAGGTCAGCCTTTTGGGCGTTGATGTCTGTTTGTATTTGACTAAGTATTGCTTGTAGGGTTAGTTTTTGGCCCATTGATGATGAGCCTGACATATAGTCAGCTTTTATTAGGCCATTGTCATTTTTGACTTTTGCATAGGATGAGATTTCCTTATCGTCCAATAGCTTATCAAGTTCATCTTCGCTGATAAGCCTAAAATCATAGTCTGGGTTGTTTTCAAAGTATGGTGCTATACTTTCATCTGCTATGACTGCCATGTCGTTGCCAGAGCTACTAGCAAAATATCCTATGGCCATGGTTATGACCATCATAATTATTGGGAATAAGATCATAAACCAGAAAGAACCTGATTTGATTTGCTTCATCAAAGTATCTTGGGCTACAATTTTCATTCTATTCATGACTTTCCACCACCTTTGCAAATATCTCATTTAGTGTAGGAGCAGCTTGGCTAAATTGGCTAACAAAACCTATATGGTTTTTGATTGATTCATAAATCTCTCTGCTATCGTTTTGGTCATTTAGGTAAAGTTTCCAAATATTGCCATTTTTAGTGTAAGATTTGACCTTGCCATCTATAAGTGGCAACAAGTCCCTATCTGTTTCTACCAAGATTTCCTCTCTTGGATAAGTATTTCTAATCTCTGCTGGAGTACCATTTAGGACAACTTTGCCGTTTTTTAGCATGACAAGTTTATTGCAGAGGGCTTCCACGTTTTCCATGTTGTGGGATGAGAACAATATAGTCATACCCATGGAGTTTAGTTCTTTGATGATATCTTCCAAT
This genomic window contains:
- a CDS encoding ABC transporter permease — encoded protein: MNRMKIVAQDTLMKQIKSGSFWFMILFPIIMMVITMAIGYFASSSGNDMAVIADESIAPYFENNPDYDFRLISEDELDKLLDDKEISSYAKVKNDNGLIKADYMSGSSSMGQKLTLQAILSQIQTDINAQKADLNQEQIKALGKMPVINEISDEKEENRSMGMIIYFIFLFLMYMISISFINVVLSETATEKGTKMIEFIFSSVRPGDYFAGKMLGNFIAVLIQMLTYVIFGVIGFNIAKAKGILDGLPINLAMGPNFTPILIEMILLFLLGIFIFLIAAGMLGSFATKVEDAGKMGSPLIFLIVILFFLAFNLMNRGDVMVGKVLSYVPFASTFFMPLRLLNGYATIAQGAISVVILLISILLMYKFGEKVYKKNILNYSTDGFFKRKKK